One Pseudoalteromonas sp. UG3-2 DNA window includes the following coding sequences:
- a CDS encoding dicarboxylate/amino acid:cation symporter, which yields MSLILKLVAGIAAGILAGLYMPLMLVELLYTFKVIIGQLISFTIPLIILLFIASGIAGLPHGSGHLLGKTVGFAYGSTVVAGTLAYLLVNAFIPFFDGGVAYQAAEEAQLESLINIEIPPLMGVMTALATAFIFGIGMSQCQLGKLKEVTDQARDVIDALLAKVIIPVLPFYIAGVFAEMAVAGTVFDTLSTFGVVLLAAIIMHWLWLSTLFIASGLLLGRNPLELIKNMLPAYFTAIGTMSSAATIPVSLRASKANKVDEEVANFSVPLCATIHLSGSTITIVTCAMAVMLLSPDMSVPPLTAMLPFIFMLGIVMIAAPGAPGGAVMSALGLLTSMLGFNEAAVALMIALYLAQDSFGTACNVTGDGVIALWVDKFSKQS from the coding sequence ATGTCTCTCATATTGAAATTAGTGGCTGGTATTGCTGCCGGTATATTGGCCGGACTGTACATGCCACTGATGCTGGTGGAGTTGCTTTATACCTTTAAAGTGATCATTGGCCAACTTATTAGTTTTACTATCCCACTTATCATTTTATTGTTTATCGCTTCGGGGATCGCTGGATTACCTCATGGCTCAGGGCACTTACTGGGCAAAACGGTTGGCTTCGCCTATGGCTCTACGGTCGTTGCCGGCACTTTGGCTTATTTGCTCGTTAATGCTTTTATTCCATTTTTCGATGGTGGCGTGGCTTATCAGGCCGCTGAGGAAGCGCAACTTGAAAGCCTGATTAATATAGAGATCCCGCCACTGATGGGAGTCATGACGGCATTGGCTACCGCATTTATTTTTGGTATTGGCATGAGCCAATGTCAGCTGGGTAAGCTTAAAGAGGTGACGGATCAAGCCAGAGACGTGATTGATGCTTTACTTGCTAAAGTGATTATTCCTGTGTTGCCATTTTATATCGCCGGTGTGTTTGCTGAAATGGCAGTGGCCGGAACGGTTTTTGATACGCTGAGTACCTTTGGCGTAGTGTTATTAGCGGCGATTATCATGCACTGGTTGTGGTTAAGTACGCTATTTATCGCTTCGGGTTTGTTATTAGGCAGAAACCCATTAGAGCTCATTAAAAATATGTTGCCTGCTTATTTTACGGCGATAGGGACTATGTCAAGCGCTGCCACTATTCCGGTCTCTTTACGGGCCAGTAAAGCCAACAAGGTCGATGAAGAAGTGGCGAACTTTAGTGTGCCACTGTGTGCCACAATCCATTTGTCTGGTTCAACCATTACTATTGTTACCTGTGCAATGGCGGTGATGTTACTGTCACCGGATATGAGTGTGCCGCCGCTTACCGCCATGCTGCCGTTTATTTTCATGTTAGGCATAGTGATGATCGCCGCTCCTGGTGCGCCTGGTGGTGCCGTGATGTCGGCATTAGGGCTACTGACCAGTATGCTTGGTTTTAATGAAGCTGCAGTAGCGTTAATGATCGCGCTTTATTTGGCCCAAGATAGCTTCGGCACAGCCTGTAACGTAACTGGCGATGGAGTCATTGCACTGTGGGTAGATAAATTCTCAAAACAGTCTTAA
- a CDS encoding carbohydrate binding family 9 domain-containing protein, producing MLKAIPLCIAALTGQAYALNSDKIPYLERSAKVDGVLESDVWHHALKVDINNVTWPYENQASPVTTTAYVYENGESLFIAFDAKDPNPNAIRAFYRDRDRAWEDDLVGLKIDSFNNAQSAYQFFINPLGVQQDSIENELTKSENSSWNGIWDSAGRITDTGYVVEVEIPLRVLNFNDSIITKTMAMEFVRFYPRNERLRISSMQLEHANSCWICQMPKYHGLESAKQGSNFALIPTLVTNRQETRDIDNGIAADWQAENNIEPGLDMKWAITPDTTLNATLNPDFSQVEADTGQLSVNNSFSLFFPEKRAFFLDNSDYFSSHNNLIHTRNISAPDYGVKLTSNKNGHTFAGFIANDERLNVLIPGNLGSSVVSLERKSENMALRYRQDVNKSLSVGVTSTTRQSDDYHNQVASVDAKYKPTNNDTLKLQLIASETDYDQAFIEELCDGSLQDCDINESVLRVNAEQDTGLGYYLNYEHNRKHWRAFTSYQQRDEALRTDMGFMTQVDFNKFLFGGEYRWYGDEQNWWNRARWYADWDISHNHDGELLEKEVQTNFAINGPLQSFIDFGVEHRKRTGLRHNEALLAIDDNTDLFSENTQWAYLEFKPMAGVFASLNLRTGNRVDLANNRIGQQTFVRPVVNLNLGKHFEVRFRHTYEQLDAQGAEVYTANLSDIRLTYQFNINSYLRLAIINTDIERNQSNYLDDVDAKYKSISTQLLYSYKLNPQTVFFAGYSDHGYQDDDLSKITKDEKTVFMKFSYAWLI from the coding sequence ATGCTTAAAGCTATTCCTCTTTGTATTGCGGCCCTAACAGGGCAAGCCTATGCGCTTAACAGCGATAAAATCCCTTACCTTGAACGTTCCGCTAAAGTCGATGGTGTACTGGAGTCGGATGTTTGGCATCATGCCCTCAAGGTTGATATTAATAACGTGACTTGGCCTTATGAAAACCAAGCCAGTCCGGTAACCACCACCGCATACGTTTATGAAAATGGTGAGTCTCTATTTATTGCCTTTGATGCTAAGGATCCCAACCCCAATGCCATTCGCGCTTTTTATCGTGACCGTGACCGTGCCTGGGAAGACGATCTTGTTGGCCTAAAGATAGATTCTTTCAACAACGCCCAAAGTGCTTATCAATTCTTCATCAACCCGCTTGGGGTGCAACAAGATTCCATTGAGAATGAATTAACCAAAAGCGAAAACAGTTCATGGAATGGCATTTGGGACAGTGCCGGCCGTATCACTGACACAGGTTACGTGGTTGAAGTGGAGATCCCACTGAGGGTGCTGAACTTTAATGACTCCATCATCACCAAAACAATGGCGATGGAGTTCGTTCGCTTTTATCCCAGAAATGAACGCCTGCGGATCTCCAGCATGCAGCTTGAGCACGCCAATTCATGTTGGATCTGTCAGATGCCAAAATATCATGGCTTAGAAAGTGCTAAGCAAGGCAGTAACTTCGCGCTTATCCCTACCTTGGTCACTAATCGCCAAGAAACACGCGACATTGATAATGGTATCGCTGCGGACTGGCAAGCAGAAAATAATATTGAGCCTGGCCTTGATATGAAATGGGCCATCACACCAGATACCACACTCAATGCCACCTTAAACCCAGACTTTTCTCAGGTTGAAGCCGACACTGGGCAGCTCAGTGTCAATAATAGCTTCAGCTTATTCTTTCCTGAAAAACGTGCTTTTTTCTTGGATAATTCCGACTACTTTTCTTCTCATAATAACCTCATACATACACGCAACATTTCAGCACCGGATTATGGCGTTAAGCTGACCAGCAATAAAAATGGCCACACCTTCGCAGGCTTTATTGCTAATGATGAACGCCTGAATGTCTTGATCCCGGGCAACCTCGGGTCGAGTGTGGTGTCGTTGGAGAGAAAAAGTGAAAACATGGCGCTACGATATCGTCAAGACGTTAATAAATCACTTTCTGTGGGTGTGACCTCAACCACGCGACAAAGCGACGACTATCACAACCAAGTTGCCAGTGTTGATGCCAAGTATAAACCCACTAACAATGACACTTTAAAACTGCAACTCATCGCCTCTGAAACCGATTACGATCAGGCTTTTATTGAAGAACTGTGCGATGGCAGTTTGCAAGACTGTGATATTAATGAAAGTGTTCTAAGGGTAAACGCAGAGCAAGACACTGGGTTGGGGTATTACCTAAACTATGAACATAACCGTAAACACTGGCGCGCATTTACCAGCTACCAACAACGTGACGAAGCACTGAGAACCGACATGGGCTTTATGACCCAAGTGGATTTTAATAAGTTTCTATTTGGTGGTGAGTACCGCTGGTATGGCGATGAGCAAAACTGGTGGAACCGTGCCCGCTGGTATGCCGATTGGGATATTTCCCATAACCACGATGGTGAGTTGCTAGAAAAAGAAGTGCAAACCAACTTTGCCATTAATGGCCCTCTACAAAGCTTTATTGACTTTGGTGTGGAGCACAGAAAGAGAACCGGTCTTAGGCATAACGAAGCTTTATTGGCCATCGATGACAACACCGACTTATTTAGTGAAAACACGCAATGGGCTTATTTAGAGTTTAAACCCATGGCAGGCGTCTTTGCAAGCCTAAACCTCAGAACCGGAAACCGTGTTGATTTAGCCAATAATCGCATTGGCCAACAAACTTTTGTGCGCCCGGTGGTCAACCTCAATCTTGGCAAACACTTTGAGGTCAGATTTCGCCATACCTATGAGCAGCTTGACGCCCAAGGTGCGGAGGTGTACACCGCCAATCTGAGTGATATTCGACTCACTTATCAGTTTAATATCAACAGTTATTTGCGATTAGCTATTATTAATACCGATATCGAGCGCAATCAGAGTAACTATCTTGATGATGTGGATGCTAAGTATAAAAGTATTAGTACTCAGCTGCTGTACTCTTATAAGCTGAACCCACAAACTGTGTTCTTCGCTGGCTATTCTGATCACGGTTATCAAGACGACGATTTGTCGAAAATAACCAAGGATGAAAAAACCGTATTCATGAAATTTAGTTATGCCTGGTTGATTTAA
- the cysK gene encoding cysteine synthase A: protein MTKVYADNSLTIGNTPLVKINRVSGGNVFAKVEARNPSFSVKCRIGASMIWEAEKAGLLTEGKELIEPTSGNTGIALAFVAASRGYKLTLTMPNTMSLERRKLLKALGANLVLTEGAKGMKGAIEKANEIQASNPEKYILLQQFENPANPKIHFETTGPEIHDALDGNIDYFVAGVGTGGTITGVSRYLKNEKGLAVKSIAVEPTDSPVITQTLNGEEVKPGPHKIQGIGAGFIPGNLDLELIDGTELVSNEDAIAMAHQLMKDEGILVGISSGAALVAAKRIAEKPENVDKNIVVILPSAAERYLTSPLFADMFSEQELVQ, encoded by the coding sequence ATGACTAAAGTATATGCAGATAACAGCTTAACCATTGGTAATACACCATTAGTTAAAATTAACCGCGTGTCTGGTGGCAATGTATTTGCCAAAGTAGAAGCACGTAACCCGAGCTTTAGTGTGAAATGCCGTATCGGTGCCTCCATGATTTGGGAAGCCGAGAAAGCCGGCTTGCTAACAGAAGGCAAAGAGCTAATCGAACCAACCTCAGGTAACACGGGTATTGCATTAGCATTTGTGGCCGCATCACGAGGCTATAAACTCACGCTTACCATGCCAAACACCATGAGCCTTGAGCGTCGTAAGTTGTTAAAAGCACTAGGCGCTAACTTAGTACTGACCGAAGGCGCTAAAGGCATGAAAGGCGCCATTGAAAAGGCCAATGAGATCCAAGCTAGCAATCCTGAAAAGTACATTCTTCTGCAGCAGTTTGAAAACCCAGCCAACCCGAAAATTCACTTCGAAACCACAGGCCCTGAAATCCACGACGCACTCGATGGCAACATTGACTATTTCGTCGCGGGTGTTGGTACCGGCGGTACTATCACTGGGGTATCACGCTACCTGAAAAATGAAAAAGGCCTTGCTGTTAAGTCGATTGCCGTAGAGCCAACCGACTCACCGGTGATTACTCAAACGCTTAACGGTGAAGAAGTGAAACCGGGCCCACATAAAATTCAAGGTATTGGTGCCGGCTTTATCCCTGGCAACCTAGACCTAGAATTAATCGACGGAACAGAGCTGGTTTCTAATGAAGACGCCATTGCCATGGCTCACCAGTTAATGAAAGATGAAGGTATCTTAGTGGGTATTTCTTCAGGTGCCGCCTTGGTTGCCGCTAAGCGCATTGCTGAAAAACCTGAAAATGTTGATAAAAACATTGTGGTTATTTTACCCAGTGCCGCCGAGCGTTATCTAACTAGCCCACTGTTTGCAGATATGTTCTCTGAGCAAGAGCTGGTTCAGTAG
- a CDS encoding substrate-binding periplasmic protein, whose protein sequence is MRSFLFIILLLAANVTTAENLNVAYYKQGEFNLVQGERYQGGYLYNKNGKKPRVHLVTLDWPPYIGEALCNKGWAFQFAVAILTDLDYQVFVQFLPWARAVRAVETGKADILFPEYYIEDSAPSDNHKNKTRRELLALSNAFPGGEIGFLKRRGETDRFDGNLSSVQNEVIGVVRGYQNTPEFDAMMDNGEFVIVEAVDDLQLVKLLAGKRVNLVIGDPKVLKFTVNYSDLPRAQKIDLLRSVERVKPAIKYNHLYFALSKKKPHWRALLKDINMNLYKFENSGETQRMIEMGSSECF, encoded by the coding sequence ATGCGATCTTTTCTATTCATTATTTTACTGCTTGCTGCTAACGTCACCACCGCCGAGAATTTGAATGTCGCTTACTACAAACAGGGCGAATTTAATCTCGTCCAAGGTGAACGCTATCAAGGAGGCTATTTATACAACAAAAACGGTAAAAAGCCGCGGGTGCATTTAGTCACCTTAGACTGGCCGCCCTACATTGGTGAAGCCCTTTGTAATAAAGGCTGGGCTTTTCAATTTGCCGTAGCCATACTCACCGACCTTGATTATCAAGTGTTTGTGCAATTTCTGCCTTGGGCCAGAGCGGTTCGCGCCGTTGAGACGGGAAAAGCAGACATTTTATTCCCAGAGTATTATATTGAAGACTCTGCCCCTTCTGATAACCATAAGAATAAGACTCGACGAGAATTATTGGCTTTGTCGAATGCCTTTCCCGGTGGCGAGATTGGCTTTCTTAAGCGTCGCGGAGAAACGGACCGTTTTGATGGTAATTTGAGCTCAGTACAAAATGAAGTGATTGGTGTGGTCAGAGGGTATCAAAACACACCAGAATTTGATGCCATGATGGATAATGGTGAGTTTGTTATCGTTGAAGCAGTAGATGATCTTCAGCTGGTGAAACTATTGGCTGGCAAGCGGGTTAACTTAGTGATCGGCGACCCTAAGGTGCTCAAGTTCACGGTAAACTATTCAGATTTACCCCGTGCACAAAAAATCGACTTACTACGCAGCGTGGAGCGCGTGAAACCCGCCATAAAGTATAACCATCTCTACTTCGCATTGAGCAAGAAAAAACCTCACTGGCGTGCACTGCTAAAAGACATCAATATGAACTTGTACAAGTTTGAAAACAGTGGGGAAACTCAACGCATGATAGAAATGGGCAGCAGCGAGTGTTTTTAG
- the queE gene encoding 7-carboxy-7-deazaguanine synthase QueE encodes MYKVNEIFETIQGEASFTGTPSIFLRLQGCPVGCSWCDTKQTWETKDTYIVSLDKTVEKKADSEWWANTDTEELVALFQQKGYQAKHVVITGGEPCMFDLRPLCSRLHQLGYTTQIETSGTFEILAPAETWVTVSPKINMRGGYKVLASAMQRADEIKHPVAMQKHIEELEALFEQTGVEPKLVYLQPISQKAKATKLAIDNCKAKNWRLSVQVHKYLGIN; translated from the coding sequence TTGTACAAGGTTAATGAAATTTTTGAAACCATTCAGGGTGAAGCAAGCTTCACTGGGACACCTTCGATATTTTTGCGTTTACAAGGCTGTCCAGTAGGGTGTTCTTGGTGTGATACTAAGCAAACCTGGGAAACGAAAGACACCTACATTGTTTCATTAGACAAAACGGTAGAAAAAAAGGCGGATTCTGAGTGGTGGGCTAATACCGATACTGAAGAGTTAGTTGCCTTATTTCAACAAAAGGGTTATCAGGCCAAGCATGTGGTGATCACCGGCGGCGAGCCGTGTATGTTCGATTTAAGGCCACTGTGTTCACGTTTACACCAGCTCGGCTACACTACTCAGATTGAAACCAGCGGTACTTTCGAAATATTGGCACCCGCAGAAACCTGGGTGACGGTCTCACCTAAAATTAATATGCGTGGTGGTTACAAAGTGTTAGCCAGTGCTATGCAGCGTGCCGATGAAATTAAGCATCCTGTTGCCATGCAAAAGCACATTGAAGAGCTTGAAGCGCTGTTTGAGCAAACTGGAGTCGAGCCTAAGCTAGTATATTTACAGCCCATTAGTCAAAAAGCCAAGGCTACCAAATTGGCTATAGATAACTGTAAAGCCAAGAATTGGCGTTTATCGGTACAAGTGCACAAATACCTAGGCATTAACTAG
- the queC gene encoding 7-cyano-7-deazaguanine synthase QueC: protein MSEKVVVIYSGGMDSYTVLNKAVRAGHEVFALSFNYGQRHVKELQVAADVCQQLGVAHKVVDISAINQLLGGSSLTDDIEVPEGHYEEESMKSTIVPNRNMILLSLAVGYAVSLKASKVFYGAHSGDHAIYPDCRPEFVQKMDDVCRIANYDAVEIVSPYLNSSKIDILADGLAMGLDYSHTWTCYNGRERACGKCGACQERLEAFKLNDASDPLPYE from the coding sequence ATGAGCGAAAAAGTTGTCGTCATCTATTCCGGTGGCATGGATTCATACACCGTTTTAAACAAGGCAGTGAGAGCTGGCCATGAAGTCTTTGCGTTGTCGTTTAATTACGGCCAAAGACACGTAAAAGAATTGCAAGTTGCCGCTGATGTTTGCCAACAGTTAGGAGTGGCGCACAAAGTAGTCGATATCTCTGCGATTAATCAGCTGCTTGGTGGCTCAAGCCTAACCGATGACATAGAGGTACCTGAAGGCCACTATGAAGAAGAGAGCATGAAAAGCACCATAGTCCCTAACCGGAATATGATTTTGTTATCGCTCGCGGTGGGTTATGCGGTTTCATTAAAAGCCAGTAAAGTATTTTATGGCGCCCACTCAGGCGACCATGCCATTTACCCTGACTGCCGTCCAGAATTCGTACAAAAGATGGATGATGTTTGTCGCATTGCCAATTATGATGCCGTAGAGATCGTTTCGCCTTACCTCAATAGCAGCAAAATAGACATTCTTGCAGATGGCTTAGCCATGGGCCTTGATTATAGTCACACCTGGACCTGCTACAATGGCCGTGAACGTGCATGTGGCAAATGTGGCGCCTGCCAAGAACGCCTAGAGGCATTTAAACTAAATGATGCCAGCGACCCATTACCTTATGAATAA
- the cysB gene encoding HTH-type transcriptional regulator CysB produces the protein MKLQQLRYIVEVLNHNLNVSATAESLYTSQPGISKQVRMLEDELGVQIFGRSGKHLTHVTGAGNEIINIAREILSKVEGIKAVANEHTLPDQGKLNIATTHTQARYALPPVIQGFMNKYPAVSLHMHQGTPQQISDAAAKGDADFAIATEALHLYSDLVMLPCYHWNRSIVVAKDHPLAQKGKALTVQDVAKYPLITYVFGFTGRSELDKAFNAHGLEPHIVFTATDADVIKTYVRLGLGVGVLASMALDDKTDSDLVCIDASHLFEASTTKIGFRKGSFLRGYMYDFIERFAPHLTKDVVERASLLRNQEDVDKLFADVTLPVK, from the coding sequence ATGAAATTACAACAATTAAGATATATCGTCGAAGTGTTAAATCACAACCTTAATGTCTCGGCGACCGCAGAAAGTTTATACACCTCACAACCAGGAATATCTAAACAAGTCAGAATGTTAGAAGATGAGCTGGGCGTGCAGATTTTTGGTCGCAGTGGCAAGCACTTAACTCATGTAACCGGTGCAGGCAACGAAATAATCAATATTGCTAGAGAGATACTCTCTAAGGTTGAGGGGATCAAAGCGGTAGCAAATGAACACACTTTGCCGGATCAGGGCAAACTCAATATTGCTACCACCCATACCCAAGCACGCTATGCTTTACCGCCCGTCATTCAAGGTTTTATGAATAAATACCCGGCGGTTTCTCTGCATATGCATCAAGGCACACCACAGCAAATTTCAGATGCGGCGGCAAAAGGGGATGCAGATTTTGCCATTGCCACAGAGGCGTTACATTTATACAGCGACTTGGTGATGCTACCTTGTTACCATTGGAATCGCAGCATTGTGGTGGCCAAAGATCATCCTCTGGCACAAAAAGGCAAGGCGCTTACGGTACAAGATGTCGCTAAGTATCCACTTATTACCTATGTCTTTGGTTTTACTGGCCGCTCTGAGTTAGATAAAGCCTTTAATGCTCACGGTTTAGAACCACATATCGTATTTACCGCAACCGACGCTGATGTCATCAAAACCTATGTTAGGCTAGGTTTGGGTGTTGGAGTATTAGCGTCCATGGCATTGGATGACAAAACCGATTCTGATTTGGTGTGTATCGACGCAAGCCACTTGTTTGAGGCCAGTACGACTAAAATTGGGTTTAGGAAAGGCAGCTTCTTGCGGGGTTATATGTATGACTTTATTGAACGTTTTGCGCCGCACCTGACAAAAGATGTGGTGGAGCGAGCGAGTTTATTGCGCAACCAAGAAGATGTCGACAAACTGTTTGCAGACGTGACTTTACCGGTAAAATAA
- a CDS encoding NCS2 family permease encodes MLERLFSLHAMHTTAKTEVIAGLTTFVTMVYIVFVNPAMLAEAGMDHGAAFVATCIAAAIGCFIMGFWANYPIALAPGMGLNAFFTYGVVLGMGYSWQSALGAVFMSGCLFLLLSVFKVREWVIQAIPLVLKRAIAAGIGAFLALIALKNAEIVVASPATLVQLGDITSPGPLLAIASFFVIAALMYREVKSGVLISILMVTAAAWYLGLVGYHGVVDTPPSIAPTYMQLDLSGIFELSMLSVVFAFLFVDLFDTSGTLVAVTQKAGISDEHGRMPRLGRALSADSSATIAGSVLGTSTTTSYIESVSGVSVGGRTGLTSVVVGMCFLLMMFFAPLAQMVPAYATAGAILYVAVLMLQNLKLINWDEMSDAIPVSVVLLMTPLTFSIAHGIALGFISYTAVKLVCNKANEISISVWVLTLLFVVKFAVSG; translated from the coding sequence ATGCTCGAACGCTTATTTTCTTTACACGCCATGCATACTACAGCAAAAACAGAAGTCATTGCTGGCTTAACTACTTTTGTCACTATGGTGTATATCGTCTTTGTAAACCCTGCGATGTTAGCAGAGGCTGGGATGGATCATGGAGCCGCCTTTGTTGCTACCTGTATTGCAGCCGCCATTGGCTGTTTCATTATGGGGTTTTGGGCGAATTACCCAATTGCGCTGGCACCGGGAATGGGGTTAAACGCGTTCTTTACCTATGGTGTTGTGCTAGGCATGGGCTACTCGTGGCAAAGTGCGTTAGGGGCCGTGTTTATGTCGGGTTGCCTATTTTTACTTCTCAGTGTCTTCAAAGTACGTGAATGGGTGATCCAAGCCATCCCTTTGGTGCTGAAACGGGCAATTGCCGCAGGAATAGGTGCTTTTTTAGCCTTGATTGCGCTTAAAAATGCTGAAATAGTGGTGGCCAGCCCTGCAACATTAGTGCAGCTTGGCGATATTACTTCCCCAGGCCCTTTGCTGGCTATTGCCAGTTTCTTCGTGATAGCTGCACTGATGTACCGAGAAGTGAAAAGTGGTGTGCTTATTAGCATATTAATGGTGACTGCGGCGGCTTGGTATCTTGGTCTCGTTGGCTATCATGGTGTGGTGGATACGCCACCGAGCATTGCTCCAACGTATATGCAACTCGATTTAAGCGGTATTTTTGAACTCTCCATGTTGAGCGTCGTGTTTGCCTTTTTGTTCGTAGACCTGTTTGATACCAGTGGCACTTTAGTCGCCGTGACGCAAAAAGCCGGCATCTCCGATGAGCATGGCCGTATGCCAAGGTTGGGGCGTGCGCTTTCAGCTGACAGTAGTGCTACCATAGCAGGTTCAGTGCTTGGTACTTCAACTACGACTTCATACATTGAATCGGTATCTGGGGTGTCTGTTGGTGGCAGAACCGGGCTCACCTCTGTGGTGGTTGGTATGTGCTTTTTATTGATGATGTTCTTCGCACCACTGGCGCAAATGGTGCCAGCTTATGCCACCGCAGGCGCGATACTGTATGTCGCCGTACTGATGTTACAAAACCTCAAGCTGATAAACTGGGATGAAATGAGCGACGCCATTCCTGTGAGTGTGGTGTTGTTAATGACGCCTTTAACGTTCTCCATAGCCCATGGTATTGCGTTAGGGTTTATTTCCTACACCGCGGTTAAATTGGTGTGTAACAAAGCCAATGAGATCAGTATAAGCGTGTGGGTTTTAACGCTGTTATTTGTAGTGAAATTTGCCGTGTCAGGCTAG
- a CDS encoding tetratricopeptide repeat protein has translation MDQNNSDNSANHDLEQQLLNVLEFVTSPLKSDVKFPDLDDNSQALKKGLYYLKEKSFPLAAKWLRLAAMSGDLKAQFFLGLLFMKGQGVPPSPFHAAAWLSLASSQGHKGAEQMLLDVRRFLTTKRFRDAQCYAATLYEQIHQLQHSI, from the coding sequence ATGGATCAAAACAACAGTGACAACTCAGCTAATCACGATTTAGAACAGCAATTGCTGAATGTGCTGGAATTTGTGACTTCGCCATTAAAATCAGACGTTAAGTTTCCAGATCTAGATGACAACAGCCAAGCGTTAAAAAAAGGGCTGTACTACCTTAAAGAAAAGTCATTTCCCTTAGCAGCCAAATGGCTTAGGCTCGCCGCCATGTCGGGCGACTTAAAAGCGCAATTTTTCCTAGGCTTACTATTTATGAAGGGCCAAGGGGTGCCACCTAGCCCTTTCCATGCTGCTGCTTGGCTCTCACTTGCCAGTAGCCAAGGCCATAAAGGCGCCGAGCAAATGCTGCTGGATGTTAGGCGTTTTCTTACCACTAAGCGCTTTCGTGATGCTCAGTGTTACGCTGCTACTTTGTATGAACAGATCCATCAATTACAGCATTCTATTTAG
- a CDS encoding YchJ family protein, whose amino-acid sequence MIKKRMLCYCNSELAFSQCCEPIINGQLIAATPEALMRSRYSAYCVGNADYIHHSYADSKKAENSIADIAAFAKHCDFIRLEVLDSVVSKDSGEVEFKAHYLADNCHYTLHERSNFIVESEQWRYLDGFLFDTPIIKLGRNDLCPCGSLKKYKKCHGK is encoded by the coding sequence ATGATTAAAAAGCGTATGCTCTGTTATTGCAATTCTGAACTGGCGTTTTCGCAGTGTTGCGAGCCAATTATTAACGGCCAACTTATCGCCGCAACACCGGAAGCCTTAATGCGCTCTAGGTACAGTGCTTATTGTGTTGGCAATGCCGACTACATCCATCATAGTTATGCCGATAGCAAAAAGGCAGAAAACAGCATCGCAGACATTGCTGCGTTTGCAAAGCATTGTGATTTTATACGCTTAGAGGTACTCGATAGTGTCGTTAGCAAAGATAGCGGCGAAGTTGAGTTCAAAGCCCATTACCTTGCGGATAATTGTCATTACACCTTGCATGAACGCTCAAACTTTATTGTAGAAAGTGAGCAGTGGCGATACCTTGATGGTTTCCTTTTCGACACTCCTATAATCAAGCTGGGGCGCAACGATCTTTGCCCTTGTGGCAGTCTAAAAAAATATAAAAAATGTCATGGTAAGTAG
- a CDS encoding VC2046/SO_2500 family protein produces the protein MQIDGVLISESQLGSALNISVHETRSADFAMLLSMLSHDALDFSQFHLPKSQQQQPDRSEETLKKELQVGPQKPLAPAQFDMLIGQDNAQLVASGAMTSLRLRECLNPEPFAARNDKKHVPLEVVENLEPAVKQRLAKAQGKLDLVTDKPMDAAGFYDQLAAGEMQSMLKASA, from the coding sequence ATGCAAATTGATGGCGTTTTAATCAGTGAATCGCAATTAGGCTCAGCGTTGAACATAAGCGTTCATGAAACGCGCTCGGCTGATTTTGCCATGCTGTTATCCATGCTATCTCATGATGCGTTAGATTTTAGCCAGTTTCATTTACCCAAATCGCAGCAGCAACAACCAGACCGCAGCGAAGAGACGCTAAAAAAAGAACTTCAGGTTGGGCCGCAAAAACCCCTTGCACCAGCTCAGTTCGATATGTTGATCGGTCAAGATAATGCTCAGTTGGTGGCTAGCGGAGCAATGACTTCCCTGCGACTGCGAGAATGCCTTAACCCCGAGCCTTTCGCCGCGAGAAATGATAAAAAACACGTTCCGCTTGAAGTGGTTGAAAACCTTGAGCCGGCGGTAAAACAGCGCTTGGCGAAAGCACAAGGCAAACTGGACTTGGTTACCGATAAACCAATGGATGCTGCTGGCTTTTATGATCAGCTTGCTGCAGGAGAGATGCAAAGCATGCTTAAAGCTTCGGCTTAG